From the genome of Candidatus Nitrosocosmicus oleophilus, one region includes:
- a CDS encoding acyltransferase: MSEKKESSVINFISPKATIGKNVKIWHFAYVGDNTVVGNDVMIGSLTHVDYNVKIGNNCRIEGSVYIPPLTEIGNDVFIGPGTTFTNDPYPMSKRMIGVIVEDGAIIGGRSIIKAGVTIGKNSVIAMASVVTKDIPPDVVVMGHPARIKYSRSEYDVKKTNWDV; this comes from the coding sequence CATTTCTCCTAAAGCTACGATTGGTAAAAATGTTAAAATATGGCATTTTGCGTATGTTGGGGATAATACCGTTGTGGGTAATGATGTTATGATCGGCTCACTTACTCACGTGGATTACAATGTTAAGATTGGAAACAACTGTAGGATAGAAGGTTCTGTTTATATTCCACCACTTACAGAGATTGGGAATGATGTTTTCATTGGCCCTGGAACTACCTTTACCAATGATCCTTATCCTATGAGCAAAAGAATGATTGGAGTGATAGTTGAGGATGGAGCAATCATTGGAGGGAGATCCATTATTAAAGCTGGTGTAACAATAGGTAAAAATAGTGTTATTGCAATGGCCTCTGTTGTAACTAAAGATATACCTCCAGATGTAGTTGTAATGGGACACCCGGCAAGGATAAAATATTCTAGGTCGGAATACGATGTAAAAAAAACTAATTGGGATGTTTAG